The genomic DNA GAAGGACAATCCCGAGCGCGTGAAACTGGACACCGATCGCGCCAAGCATTGGCTGTCGGTCGGCGCGCAGCCCACCGATCGCGTCCTCCGCTTCCTCGACGCCGCTGGCGTGCTCGAGCGCGCGGCGCGCAACAACCCGAAGAAGGCCGAGCCGGGCGAGAAGGCGAAGGAGCGCGCCGAGGAGCGTGCGACCAAGCAGGCCGAGGCCGCCGAGGCTGCCGCTGCCGCCGAAGCCGCGCCCGCCGAAGAGCCCGCGGCTGAAGAAGCTCCCGCCGAGGAAGCGCCTGCCGCCGAAGCTCCGGCCGAGGAAGCCGCTCCTGAGCAGACCGAAGCCGCCCCCGCCGAAGAGGCGACCAATGAAGGCGAGTCCGCCGAGGCTCCGGCCGAAGGCGCCGACGAAGCCGCGCCCGCGGAAGGCGCCGAGAAGGCCGAGGGTTGATCTCTCGCATCGTCCGACCCCTCCCCGTCGTGGGGAGGGGTTAGGTGGCCGAACCCCGCGTCACCCTGGCGGCGATTGCCGGGCCGCACGGCATCGATGGTGGCGTGCGCTTGAAGCTGTTCGCCGAAAGCGCGGATGCGATCGCGCGGTTCGAGCAGGTGCAGGTCGGCGATCGTGAGCTGACGATCAAATCGATGAACGCCGCCGGCGGTCAGCCGATCGCGCGTTTCCATGGCATCGCCGATCGCAATGCCGCCGAGGCGCTGCGCGGCCAGCTCGTCACCGTCGCACGCGATGCGCTGCCGCCGCTGGCGGAGGGTGAATATTATCACGTCGACCTGATCGGCCTTCGCTGCGTCGACTGCGAGGGCGCCGATGTCGGCATCGTCGCCGCGGTCGAGAATTTCGGCGCGGGCGACCTGCTCGAGATAGAGCGCCCCGATGGCAAGAAGTCGTTGATACCGTTCAAGCCCGGCGTCGCCGATCTCGCGGACGGGACGGTCACGGTCGATCCCGCCTTCCTCGCCTAGCGGACGAGCGGCTTTCCCTTGGCGAGATCGTTGCGGATGGTGGTCGCGGCGATGCCGGCAGCCCCCATCGCATGGCTGATCTGGTCTAGACCCAGCACCACGTCCCCCGCGGCATAGAGGCCCGGTACGGTCGTTCGCTGGTGATCGTCGATGATGATGCAGCCGGTTTCCGCCAGCTCGGCGCCGAGCGAGCCCGCGAGATCGGAATGGATGTCCGATCCCAGCGCCGGATAGACGCTATCGAAGCGCAGCGGTCCTTTGGCGGTATCGACGACGATGCAATCCTCGTCGATCGCGACCGCATGGCAAGGTCCGTCGACCGTCGTAATGCCGAGGTCTTTTAGGCGCTTTGCGTCTTCCCGTCCTAGGGCATGCGCGGCGTCGGGCGCGATGAAGGTGATGTCGGCGGTGTAACCGCGCAGAAACACGGCCTCGGCAACGCCGTGGCTATCGTCGCCGATGACGCCGACCTTTTTGTCGGTCACCTCATAGCCGTCGCAGATCGGGCAGTAGCGGATCAGGCCTCGGGCCAGCGCATCGGCGTGGAGATCCTCGTCCATCGGCGGCTTGCGGTTGCTGACTCCGGTGGCGAGCAGTACCGACCGTGCGCGGATCGTGCCGCCGCCCCAGTGCGCCTCGAAGATGTCGCCGTCCTTGGCGATCCGCATCACCCGCCCGCTCTCGATCCCGGCGCCATATTTCTGCGCCTGCTCCTTCATCCGCGCGATGAGATCGGTGCCCGATATGCCCTCGGGAAAGCCGGCGTGGTTATGAGTGCAGGGGATGAGCGCCGCGCGGCTGTCGCCGGCGTCGATCACTTTCAGCGAAAGATGGAAGCGCGCCAGATAGATGGCCGCCGTCAGCCCGGCCGGGCCGCCGCCGATCACGAGGCAGTCGCAAGGGTTCCCGCTCATGCCCGATTAGCGCGCGTCGCGACGGGAGGTTCCCGTCTGGCGTGTCGCATCGCGCAGAGCTAGACGATCGAGAAAAGGGGAGCCGAGGATGAAGCCGATCCGTTTCGTTACCGCGCTGCTGATCGCAGCCGCGCCCATCGCCCTTCCCGCGCAACCTGCCGCGCCGCAATCGGCCCAAACCGATGCGATCGCCGCGGCGGCGCCGGAGATCGACCGCATGATGGCCGATTTCGCGCTCGACAGCCACGCGCCGGGCCTCGCCTACGGGATCGTCGCCGACGGTCGCCTCGTCTATTTCCGCGGGCTCGGCGTGCAGGATATCGAGGCGAAGCGGCCCGTCACGGCAGACAGCCTGTTCCGCATCGCATCGATGACCAAGGCGTTCACCGCGCTCGCGATCCTGAAGCTGCGCGACGACGGCAAGCTCTCGCTCGACGATCTGGCAGAAAAGCACGTGCCCGAGATGCGCGGCTGGCGCTATCTCACCACCGACTCGCCGCGCATCCGCATTCGCGACCTGCTCTCGCACACGGCGGGCTTCGTCACCGACAACCCCTGGGGCGATCGTCAGCAGCCGATGAGCGAGCCGGAATTCACCCGCATCCTGAAGACCGGCGTACCGATGAGCCGCGCACCGGGCACCGCGATGGAATATTCCAACTTCGGCTATGCTCTGCTCGGCCGGATCGTCGCCAACGTCTCCGGCATGCCATACCGCACCTATGTCGAGCGCAACATCCTGACCCCGCTCGGCATGCGGTCGACCGGCTTCGAGGTCGCCGAGGCGCCCGCCGAGCAGCGCGCAATCGGCTATCGCTGGAAGGACGGCGGCTGGGCCGAGGAGCCGACAATGAAGCATGGCGTGTTCGGCGCCATGGGCGGGCTTCAGACCAGCGCCAATGATTATGCGAAATATGTCGCCTGGCTGCTCGCCGCTTGGCCGCCGCGCGACGGCGCCGATCCCGGCCCGGTACGCCGCGCTTCCGTCCGCGAGCTTGCGCAGGGATCGAACTTCGTCTCGGTCGCGCGACGCCGCGGCAAGACCGGCGCGACCGCGTGTCAGGTGCCGAGCGCTTACGGGAAAGGCATGAGCGCCGCCGTCGATTGCGATCTCGGCCTGACGCTCGGCCACAGCGGCGGCTATCCCGGCTACGGCTCCTACGTGCTGCTGCTTCCCGAGCATGGCATCGGCTTCTTTGCCTTCAGCAACCGCACCTACAATGCACCCGTGCCGCAGGTGTGGGATGCGGCCGTCGCGCTGTCCAAGGCCGGCGCGCTCACCGGCCGCGCGATCGCCGTCACGCCTCTGCTGGAGGACGGTTACGCCGCCGCGCGGCTGATCTTCGCGGCGGGCGACGTCAATGCCGCGCGCAACCGGCTGGCGATGAACTTCCTCATGGATAAGCCTGTCGAGGAATGGCGAGCGGAACTCGGCACGCTCCAGGCCGCGGTCGGCACCTGCGACACCAACACTCCGATCACCGCGACGACCGCCATGGCGGGCCGCTTCACCTGGCGCTGTGAGCACGGTCGTATTCAGGGCGAACTATTGCTCGCGCCTTCGCCCACCGCGGAAATCCAGGAGCTGCATTATTCCGTCGTGGCACAGTGACCTTCGCCGCGACCGTCCTCACACTTTATCCGGAGATGTTTCCGGGGCCGCTCGGCGTCAGCCTTGCGGGGCGGGCGCTGTGCGAGGGCATCTGGTCGCTGGAGACGGTCCAGATCCGCGATTTCGCGACCGACAAGCACCGCTCGGTGGACGACACGCCGGCCGGGGGCGGGGCGGGGATGGTGATGCGCGCGGACGTGCTGGCGAGCGCGGTGGACGATGTGCTCGCCCGGCGTCCGGATGCGCCGATGCTGGCGATGAGCCCGCGCGGGCGTCCGCTCGATCAGGCGCTGGTCCGCGAGCTTGCCGCCGGCCCGGGCATCTCGATCCTGTGCGGCCGGTTCGAGGGGATCGACGAGCGGCTGTTCGAAGCGCGGCCGATCATCCCAGTGTCGATCGGCGACTATATTCTCTCAGGCGGCGAGACGGCCGCGATCGTCCTCCTCGATGCTTGCATTCGGCTGCTTCCCGGCGTAATGGGCGCGCCTTCGAGCGGCACGGACGAGAGCTTCGAGGCCGGCCTGCTCGAATATCCGCATTATACCCGACCCCAGATATGGGAAGGGCGCACGATCCCTGAAGTGTTGCGATCGGGGGATCATGCGAAGATCGCCGCCTGGCGGAGTGAAAGGGCGGTCGACGATACACGGCTAAGGCGGCCGGACCTGATCGAGCGCCATGGGGGCGCGCGAAGGCCACCGCCCTCTGGCGCGCGACGCGATACGTGAAGGCAAGATCGATGAACCTGATCCAGCAGCTCGAGGCCGAAGCCATCGAGGCGTTCAACAAGAACAAGACCATCCCCGAATTCCGCCCCGGCGATACGCTGCGCGTCGGCGTGAAGGTCGTCGAAGGCGAGCGCACCCGCGTTCAGAATTACGAAGGCGTCTGCATCGCCCGCGCCAACCGCGGTCTCGGCAGCAGCTTCACGGTCCGCAAGATCAGCTTCGGCGAGGGCGTCGAGCGCGTCTTCCCGCTCTATTCGCCGAACATCGATTCGATCGACGTCGTCCGCCGCGGCGCCGTCCGTCGCGCCAAGCTCTATTATCTGCGCGGCCGCACCGGCAAGTCGGCCCGCATCGCCGAGCGCCGCGATCCGCGCCGCGAGCAAGCCAAGGAAACCGCCGGCGCCTGAACGGCGCTGCGCTTCAAGCGATAGAGGGGCGGTCCCGCGGGGCCGCCCTTTTTCGTTTCAGAGCGTGATCCGCCGAACGCCGATCGTGGCGTCGGGATTATATTGCGGCTGCGCGTTGGCGGGGCGCGCGGCGATGAGCGACGCTGCTGATGCCGGCAGACCGCTGCGGATGCCAACCAGTGACCAGCGCTGCGGCCGCGCGTTGCCGAGCAGCAGTTCGACCGTCGCGCCATCGCAGCTTCGGCCCTGGCAGCGGATGCTGAAATCATTGTCACCCGAGCGATTGGCCGCTTCGCTCTCCTCGCGATCGCGCCCGCCCATCGGCCGCGATGATCCGTTCATCCGCGCTTCGATCACCTTCGCTTGCGGAGGGCCGCGCAGCAGGATGGTGTCTGCGCCGTTGGCGCCAATGCGTAATCGCACGATGCGGCCTTCGGGTGTCGCGGCAGTGCCGGTCAGCGTCGCGGCGGGGGCGGGCGCTTCAGCCACCGGCGCTGTCGACGCCCAGCGCTTGCGGCCCGACCAGGGCACTTTCACGCCGCCCTCGAAGCCTTTCATCGCAGCCGGCAGGGCCGCGCCGTCATTGACCACCAGCCAGCGCGCCGTGCCGGCGTCCGCATCGACCGCATATTCGATCCCGAACGGCTGCTTGCGGTTCGCGCTGTAATCGGGCGCGGCGAGCGTCGCGACCCAGCCGACAACGGCGATTGCTGCGAGCGCGGCCAGCAGCGGCCGTGCCGGCGCGCGCACGAACAGCGGTGCCAGCTCGATAAGCGCTGGAAGCAGTACCAGCGCGACCAAGGGCGCGAAGATCGCCATGGTGGCGTGATCAAGCGTCGTCTCGGCCGCCCCGATCGTCGGCGCCCAGAGCGCGAACAGCAGCAGCGCGGAGAGGATCGCGCCGATCCGCTCGGCAGCGGGCCAGCGGGAGGCCAGCAACAATCCGATCGCTGCGGGCGGCGCGACCAGGAGGAAGTAGATCGACGCGCCCGGCAGCGCCACCGAGAGAGCGGCGCCAACCAGCAGAAAGACCAGCCAGAACGCTGCACGGAGACGTGCCGCGTCCCATCGCGCCCACGCGAGCGCGGCGACGGCAGCGAGCATCGCCGTCGCATAGGTCGCGAGCTTGATCAGGATCGGCGTCCCGCGCCAATATTCGCCCGCGATGGCCCAGCCGACCGCCGTCTGGATCAGGAACGTCAGCACGCCCGCACCGGCAAGTGCGAACAGGACCGCAAGCAAGGGTCGCCCGAATGCCTGCCGCCGCCATGCGGCATAAGCGGTTACGGCAAGCGGAAGGAATAGGCTGCCGACAGCAACCGGCGCGGGCAGAACGATCAGCGCGCGGCCCCAGAGATCGGTGAAGACCTTCTCGCCTTCAGCCGCAGGCTCTGCGGCTCCATTCGTGGCGGCACGGACCACCGCCAGCGCCTGATCGCCCATATGCTGGAGACTGCGACGCTCGAACGCCGCCATGTCGTCGCCGGGCGTGTGATAGCGCGTCTCGTTGCCGATCACCGCGAAGTTGAGGATCGTCCAGCCGGCGTCCTTCAGTACCGCGACGTCGGTCGTGTTGGGAATGAGCTGCGAGATCGCGATGCTGAGCGAATTGGCGGCGGGCCTGTCCACCGCGACGGCGTAGCGGGTGATCGCGGGACCATTGGGGCTGCTGGTCTCGAACATGATCGCCGGTCCGTCGACGCCGCGCGCCTCGAAATTGAGCAGCGTATCGACGTTCCGTGCCAGCGGATCGCGCTCCAGGAACGCGTGGGCGCCGAGCAGCCCGGATTCCTCACCCTCGTCGAACAGAAAGCTCACCGGCCGCGACAACGGGCGCCCTCGAAGCTGCGCCGCCACTTCGAGCAAAGTCGCGACGCCCAGCCCTGCATCGGAGGCGCCCGGGCCGACCGGAGTGGAGTCGTAATGGGTCGCGAGCAGGAGGTGGCGCCCCTCGGCGGGCCCCATCGTGGCGATCACGTTGCGCACCCGCCCGCAAGCGATGCCGCGCGCCTTGGCGGAGCCGTTGCAGATGAAATCGTCGGTGACGCGTGGTTCGAGGCCGGCCGCGCGCAACTCGGCGATCAGCCGGTCGCGAACCGCGTCATTCGCCTCGCTGTCGACGGGGTGCGGGCGCTCGTCACCCAATATGCGGGCAAGCCGGTCCGTTGCCCGCGTCGCGTCGAACATCCCGGGAGCAGAGGCAGTGCGCAGCGGCGGCGGACCTGAAACGCCGTCCTTGAGGAACAGGCCCGCCAGCAACAGCGCGAGCGCCAGCATCGCCCCGATGATTCCACGCCCCATGCCGCCCCCTCGCTTTGAGGGCGCAGCCTATCCGCGTGACACCGCGCGCGCCACCCTCAGCCGCGGATCGCCACCTCGGACCGGTCGACCAGCTTGGTATAGAGATGCCAGGTCGCGTAACCGAGCCACGGCAGCACCACCGCAAGGCCGATGAAAAGCGGGATCGAGCCGGCGACGAGCAGTGCTGCGACGATTATGCCCCAGCGCACCATCTCGCCG from Allosphingosinicella indica includes the following:
- the rpsP gene encoding 30S ribosomal protein S16, translated to MAVSIRLSRGGAKKRPYYRIVVADARNPRDGKFIERIGSYNPLLAKDNPERVKLDTDRAKHWLSVGAQPTDRVLRFLDAAGVLERAARNNPKKAEPGEKAKERAEERATKQAEAAEAAAAAEAAPAEEPAAEEAPAEEAPAAEAPAEEAAPEQTEAAPAEEATNEGESAEAPAEGADEAAPAEGAEKAEG
- the rimM gene encoding ribosome maturation factor RimM (Essential for efficient processing of 16S rRNA); this encodes MAEPRVTLAAIAGPHGIDGGVRLKLFAESADAIARFEQVQVGDRELTIKSMNAAGGQPIARFHGIADRNAAEALRGQLVTVARDALPPLAEGEYYHVDLIGLRCVDCEGADVGIVAAVENFGAGDLLEIERPDGKKSLIPFKPGVADLADGTVTVDPAFLA
- a CDS encoding NAD(P)/FAD-dependent oxidoreductase, giving the protein MSGNPCDCLVIGGGPAGLTAAIYLARFHLSLKVIDAGDSRAALIPCTHNHAGFPEGISGTDLIARMKEQAQKYGAGIESGRVMRIAKDGDIFEAHWGGGTIRARSVLLATGVSNRKPPMDEDLHADALARGLIRYCPICDGYEVTDKKVGVIGDDSHGVAEAVFLRGYTADITFIAPDAAHALGREDAKRLKDLGITTVDGPCHAVAIDEDCIVVDTAKGPLRFDSVYPALGSDIHSDLAGSLGAELAETGCIIIDDHQRTTVPGLYAAGDVVLGLDQISHAMGAAGIAATTIRNDLAKGKPLVR
- a CDS encoding serine hydrolase domain-containing protein, giving the protein MKPIRFVTALLIAAAPIALPAQPAAPQSAQTDAIAAAAPEIDRMMADFALDSHAPGLAYGIVADGRLVYFRGLGVQDIEAKRPVTADSLFRIASMTKAFTALAILKLRDDGKLSLDDLAEKHVPEMRGWRYLTTDSPRIRIRDLLSHTAGFVTDNPWGDRQQPMSEPEFTRILKTGVPMSRAPGTAMEYSNFGYALLGRIVANVSGMPYRTYVERNILTPLGMRSTGFEVAEAPAEQRAIGYRWKDGGWAEEPTMKHGVFGAMGGLQTSANDYAKYVAWLLAAWPPRDGADPGPVRRASVRELAQGSNFVSVARRRGKTGATACQVPSAYGKGMSAAVDCDLGLTLGHSGGYPGYGSYVLLLPEHGIGFFAFSNRTYNAPVPQVWDAAVALSKAGALTGRAIAVTPLLEDGYAAARLIFAAGDVNAARNRLAMNFLMDKPVEEWRAELGTLQAAVGTCDTNTPITATTAMAGRFTWRCEHGRIQGELLLAPSPTAEIQELHYSVVAQ
- the trmD gene encoding tRNA (guanosine(37)-N1)-methyltransferase TrmD gives rise to the protein MTFAATVLTLYPEMFPGPLGVSLAGRALCEGIWSLETVQIRDFATDKHRSVDDTPAGGGAGMVMRADVLASAVDDVLARRPDAPMLAMSPRGRPLDQALVRELAAGPGISILCGRFEGIDERLFEARPIIPVSIGDYILSGGETAAIVLLDACIRLLPGVMGAPSSGTDESFEAGLLEYPHYTRPQIWEGRTIPEVLRSGDHAKIAAWRSERAVDDTRLRRPDLIERHGGARRPPPSGARRDT
- the rplS gene encoding 50S ribosomal protein L19, with amino-acid sequence MNLIQQLEAEAIEAFNKNKTIPEFRPGDTLRVGVKVVEGERTRVQNYEGVCIARANRGLGSSFTVRKISFGEGVERVFPLYSPNIDSIDVVRRGAVRRAKLYYLRGRTGKSARIAERRDPRREQAKETAGA
- a CDS encoding M20/M25/M40 family metallo-hydrolase produces the protein MGRGIIGAMLALALLLAGLFLKDGVSGPPPLRTASAPGMFDATRATDRLARILGDERPHPVDSEANDAVRDRLIAELRAAGLEPRVTDDFICNGSAKARGIACGRVRNVIATMGPAEGRHLLLATHYDSTPVGPGASDAGLGVATLLEVAAQLRGRPLSRPVSFLFDEGEESGLLGAHAFLERDPLARNVDTLLNFEARGVDGPAIMFETSSPNGPAITRYAVAVDRPAANSLSIAISQLIPNTTDVAVLKDAGWTILNFAVIGNETRYHTPGDDMAAFERRSLQHMGDQALAVVRAATNGAAEPAAEGEKVFTDLWGRALIVLPAPVAVGSLFLPLAVTAYAAWRRQAFGRPLLAVLFALAGAGVLTFLIQTAVGWAIAGEYWRGTPILIKLATYATAMLAAVAALAWARWDAARLRAAFWLVFLLVGAALSVALPGASIYFLLVAPPAAIGLLLASRWPAAERIGAILSALLLFALWAPTIGAAETTLDHATMAIFAPLVALVLLPALIELAPLFVRAPARPLLAALAAIAVVGWVATLAAPDYSANRKQPFGIEYAVDADAGTARWLVVNDGAALPAAMKGFEGGVKVPWSGRKRWASTAPVAEAPAPAATLTGTAATPEGRIVRLRIGANGADTILLRGPPQAKVIEARMNGSSRPMGGRDREESEAANRSGDNDFSIRCQGRSCDGATVELLLGNARPQRWSLVGIRSGLPASAASLIAARPANAQPQYNPDATIGVRRITL